The region AAGACTCTTGAAAGTAAGTGCATCATTAAAGGGGTGTGTTTTACAGCCATTCTTTGATACAGTCCCTTTTAACCCAGGCTATATCGAATGTGTCCATATTTTTTATAAACCACAGTGGACAATGAGGCCACATGGCAGCAATGTCTTAATAGATAAAAGAGCCAAGCTAAAATGTGAGACCAAGAAACCAAGAAGAATGTCCATACACTTATTGTATACACACAACAAAGCCAAATACACACATCAGATCATCAAGCCAGATGGCTTATTCAGCAGAAAGGTTTTCACATACTTTTGCAGCTTCTTAGGCGGTTTCTTATTTGTGCTGAGTACAAACTATTGTTTGACATACACAAATATGTGTTAAAGACTTTTACGGCTTTGGATTTTTCAGATCACTCAGTGCTGTGAAATGATTGTTGTAATTGTAATAGTTAACGTAACGGTTTATGGGTTGATCCTGACTGAACAGTGAATCACACTCGCTGTACTCACAGTCTGactcaaaacatttaaaatcacagtTGTATGGTGTGGTGATTGCATTTGGTCACGAGCTCATTAACACCTGACTTAAAATAGCCTCATGACAACGTTTGTGTTTGCTCTTTAATTGTGTTAATGTGAACAGTGATCAGTTGACCTGGTGCTATCGCAGTGTGAAAATAGATGAAGGTGACTTTTGAAGCCGTTAGATGACTGTGAACAGTGTTTCTCATATACATCATACATACACAATTACATTCAGCTAATTCAGGTTCTTTTCAAAGCATAACAATCAAAGGTTTAATGTTTCTTAGTCAACATTGTTACTGAATGTGTTTTAGAAAAATGGAACCACAATAATGGACACGAAGCTGAAGCCTAAATAACCACATGGGTACATGTTGCTGATGTACCGTTTACCAGCACACGCTCTGAAGCACGATCAAATCAAACAGCACTTTGAGACTAATTATGTTTGTACAGAGCACCATTTATTTCATGTAATTCACTCATCTTTTGAATTTGTTCGTATGTTCATGTGGATGTATTGAACATCAGACAATGTTTTTTGTGCTCACACAAGGATGTGGACTTTGGATCCTATTTGTAATGGATTCGGTGTTTCCATGACATTGGTTTTCATCATCTGAAATATATCTGAGACATCAGGTCACCTTTGGTTTCCTTGTACCAGCAATCATTACAAAATCAGCTCTGTGCCATAAAGACGtcagaaaaggtttttttttccattccaaCTATAGTTGTAGCTGATATTGATGTGAATATTGTGCTGAACAAAATGATGGGCGGATAGCAGGCCTGTGCTTTacgttttgacatttttcaaaatcttcttttgttgttgcaACTCTGAGCTTAGAATGATGCCACTTGCTTTTATAATGCTTTAGTTTTTCAGTGTCTTTAAGTTATACAATGTAATATAGTTCGAGCAACAGATGTTACACTTTGTGCAATATTAGGATTCTTTAATTACTTGCTTTCaagccagtgttttttttaaatgtggtaaAATTTGACAATCTTTGACTGCAGGAGTGAAACTAGATCCTAGTTACTTTGAGACCAAGCTTTGTAGTGGAGATCCTCTTAATACGGTGGAGATTCTTGCTTTTGGTGAGGAGATACTATACCtgtcatgtgttttttcatgttaacTAGTTAATGTATAGCATAGATCCATCAAGCCTAAATATCCATGTAGACCACGATAGTCATCCCACTCAGGGGTAATGAAGAAGAAATACAGATCAGGACCAAAAAGGCACCAGACGTACTGACGTTTGAACTGCTAAACTGTTCCTCACATGATGCATATCTAATGCAAAGGAACTAAGTTACTGATGGCATGAGGGCCGTGAGAATGACTAAATACTGTACtttctttgtttacattttcagcttttaacATACtgtgtacatattttatatggTTAAATGGTGTGCTGCAAAGCTTTTAATACATTGCTTTTCCACCTGTTCACTGTTATCtgttcattatcattattgttgttattgttattattattgagaATATTTTAAGAAGTTGAATCTCTTTAAAGAAAGACACGTTACACCTTAATACAATGGGCCATCTCCAAAGTTGtgaattaaacaatcaaaaaacagcttttcaaagACAATGCTGAAtttgtagttgtttttatttcaaaaacatatGCTTTTATCATacacaataaattaaaaatccaTGATATTCATAATGACAAGAGAAAAACtgacatacataaatataaacaatGGACCTGATGACATAAACACAAGACCTGATGTGAAGCAGCCAAAGCCACTATCAGATGAAATCTAATGTGAAATAGTTCTATAGTCTGAAGTGTGCTTGGTTTAAAAGTTGAATCCATAATTTTTAAAagggcaaaaatgtaaaattgaaAACATAAGTGTTGTAATGTTTCAAAACACTAATGCAAAACACATGTAgaacacatgtagaaaccaaaTTGTAGTGTTTCTTGAGCTTTCTGTGGTGGAACTTTTTCGGAGTTTAAACAGGAGACACAAAATATCCTTAGAGACAAATAAAAATccagcacagcagacacacacatcagagagtGTCATACGCTTGCTAAAACTTGAAATGCATTCAGTTAGTATTACCCCACAGCTGGCAGCAGTTAGCAAGGTACTGTAAACAGGCAACATTTAGAAATGAGAGAAACAGTGTTACGCTGTCAGATCAGTCATTTTACTGAATGGTGAATGCTGAATGTGCCATTGCAAATTAAAAGGTGGTGTAACGATCACACTCCAACTAagtttaatttaaacaaaaagccAAATGTATGCTCAGAATACTCAGGctgcctctgtctttttttaaacaatctACGAGATGGAACTATAATAACACAGCATTTCCACATGAACGTGTTATTCCACAATGCAATCCACATGAGCTTGTCCCattcacaaataaacacaattgCTGCAAGCAGTACTGCCCATCTATACTGCTCACAAGTTGCCAGTGTATTGTAGCTTAACATGATAGTAATACAGTGGAGCATGAAACAGATGCTGGATATGATTTCTACtttaatatacatataatatcTCTTCATAATGAAATACTCTGATATTCTGTTGAGAAAACATGCGTCAGTCTCCATATACAGAAACACTGTACAGTGCGGATGCTGTAGGGGGGCAGGGGGGAAatttagagagacagagacaggcaggtagaCAGGTAAGCAGGCGTGTAGGAGGGTAACAGAGAGACTGATGGGATGTAAACAACGCAAGAAAAGTAGGGATGGAGAAAAGGAAGGTTAAGTGTAGTTTGGCGACTTCATTGCCTGGGGGCACTTTCCTGGGAGAGAAGGTGGAAGAAGGGAGTGAAATAGACCCACAGGATTTGCAAAATCTATGGGTGGTCTGATTAAAATAGGTAAATGGGAAGTTCACAGGTAATCAGAGCTGGTTCATGGTGAACTGAGAAGTAGTAAGGGAGGGTTTTAAAACGTGAATGTGGTTAGAGGGGTATTTTAATAATTTGGAAAAATTGTTTTCTTCCCAAGACTTCTACAAGAAAATTGATACCTCACATCTCTGCACTAAATATCAAGCTGAGGCCGGGGGGTGgggattagcttagcttagcataaagactggaaaaacGGAAAAGGCTAGCTCCTTCTAAAATTTgaaaaaccaaccaaccaatacCTTTTAAAGCAAACTAACTAGCATGcttatcttgtttgtttaattcaaacacaacagtaaaGCAAAATgcagactattcctttaagcaGTCTCAGTGGAAGGTAGATGGGAATAGTGGCGAGTGAGAAAACAGGAATGCACTACGTTAAACTGGTGTGAGCGCGCATGGGTGGAAAAGtaagacgagagagagagagagatgttacATACATGTCAGTAATTCACATCCTGATTGGAGGGCTGGGGAAAGTTTGGTCCAATAGAGGAGCAGAGTGTTGGTGGTCTCTGGTTACCGTGGAGATGCTCAGAGTTTTAAGCAGGGGGGGGCGTGGCTGGGAAGTCTCTTAGGCTCTCTGCAGGTGCAGCCATGACAACGAAGGTTCAAAAGGTTCTGAAGTTCCGTGcgaaggtcaaaggtcaaataGGAGTTACCATAGCAACCTGAACCCAAAATTCTGTGGGTCCCCCCATggctgttcttcttcttctggtctTCACAAACCTGTATGAAACGCactaattacacacacacacacacacacaaagagagaaatgaaacatGAGCACAGGTGTACCGACACATTCGGATTTATCTACCGAATCAGCAACTCTGATCATTTCCGGGGGAAGAATTGCAGAGGCACGACCTACTTCCTGTTTGCAAGCAAAAGGCCGGCTGAAACAAAATCATGTAAATGAAGTGAACCTTGACTAAAAGCATAATTCACACCATAACACTGGGTGACACATTTGTTTATTATGATAAATGTGGCCTCTGTCGTTAACTTTGAGTAAATCCCAcatacactgtcctgctgcccaAAATACATACAGCTCCCaaactgaaaatagtccccaaaaaATACACTATTTACGTGTGTTTGAGCAGTGtttgttaaaaactacagtgcacTGCCTTTTTCTTGATGACATAATGaactctttttaaatgtttaaagatTCATGTTTTCAAAAGGAACAAACAGTCACGAGGCCAAAAACCACAGACAAGCTGTTGGAACTGGAAAGTACTGAGGGACTGAGTAATGCATTGGTAGTTTAGGTCTTTCCATGGGATatgatgacaatgacaatgacaaaaatatgCAATGTCAGCCTTATCCTTGAAGTCACTAGTCCTCTTGAATAACCATAATTAACATTTATTGAAGTTTGGACAAAGTTTGAAGAAGCAGCAAAACATGCGTTCTTGAGAAAACTAAAAACGCCCTTAAATTCTCTAAATCTGAAGATGAATGGCGTGAGGAAGTCAAGGAGAGGCTGAGGAGAGCAACACGCAGAATGTCAGGTCCCTCTAGTCTCATGAGCTCTAatgtgagagacagagctgcagacaaATCTTGCTCTGTTGCATAATCCAGCAAAGATATCACCTTATAACGCAGCACACAGTACAAACGCACTGGTCAGTTCACCTTGGCCGTGTATGTCCACTAGCAGCCACACTCCTGCGTGCCCTGTGGCTGAGCACGACGAGGGGAACGAAGCTGTCGTAGCGCGGCGTCGCCATACTGGATACCCGAGCCCATCCTCTCTGGATCCAGCTCCCCTGAGAGTGAGAGGGTGAGAGGAGTTAGAGGGTGGGGTTCATGGTGGGATCTCCACCAACGCTGAAAAGATGGTATATTTTGTAATAGTTTTTTTGAAAACACAGTTAAGAATGCAGCTTATAAGAATCTAGGTAAAGTGTGTTTTCCCTGCTACATCCCTGTGTACCACTGTAGGACTGTGAACTCATCTGCTTTACCACTGATTtccatttgtatttgtttatctTGTTGAGGCTCTCAACAGATAGATTTGGGGCTTTGTAAATGATGGAGACACACTTTATTTCTGACTTTAACTCTGAAAACTCTCTATGATTCTCCGCAGCACAGCTCTGGAATCATACTTAAGCCTGCCTtgttgatcctgttagaagggATTTAGATTCGGGGGTTAGGGTCGCGGTTCCTACCTGACTCTATCTTATTGAGGATTTTCCGAGCGCACTGGACAAAGGCCTCTTCAACGTTCTCCCCTGTCAGAGCGCTGGTCTCCAGGAACATCAGCTCTGTAAGCATATGGTATTTAAGTCCCTTGTAGTCTTAACAACACAACAAGTATTAGAAGTTTGGAGAGAAACTATCAAATAATCCCACATCCCACATCCCACCGTTCTCCTGAGCGAAGCGCGAAGCCTCCAGGAATGTGACCTCTCTGTCAGCGTCCAAGTCCTTCTTGTTTCCACACAGGATGATGACGATGTTCTGACTGGCCAGCATCCTGGCATCGCTCAACCATGTGGTCAGAGCGTTGTAGGTCTCTCGACTGCAGTGTGCAGAAGCAGGTTACATtttagagaggagagtgaagcCAGCTAACAATGATTAACCAGGAACTTGATGCCGAGGCGATCTGAATGTTTGATTGGCTTGTTTACCTGGTGATATCGTAGACCAGCAGGGCTCCTGCTGCTCCCCTGTAATAACTCCTGGTCAcagacctgacacacacacacacagataaactcCTAGTCACGACGAGAACTCGGTCAGATATTCTAACTTACATTTACCTGGGGGCCAGGAGGCCTAAGGGACCCAGTGGTTTTCAATCATTGGCTCTTATGAAGCACAAAGAGCTTTATGTCACCGCCTTTTTCAAAGCAGACTTTTTTTACTCGTCATTGCAGAAAAAGCACAGTCCAATAACTAATCCCCGGTTTTTACAAAACATAATGTGCAATATAATTTCACCagattaaatgtaaatgttgaacTGAAGGCATCCAAACAATCTGGTTGATGACTTCATCACTTGTTGATATAAAATTCTATGTGTGGCTCTCCAGTCCCCATCTAATTCTCCAGTGTCACAGGAACGGTTTTCCAGTCTTTCACCAATAGTCAGGTGTAGCGAATTAGATTTTCACAGCACGCATGTAGAAACAATGTATGTTCACATGGTCCAAAATGAGATAGAAGGTGAGGGGAATTATTTTTCCAGCTGCTGAGTGACCATGCAGAGTTGTGTTGGGATTTTTCTCTACCTGAACCTCTCCTGTCCCGCAGTGTCCCAAATCTGCAGTTTGACCATTTTGTTGACCACATTGATGATCTTGGAGCCGAACTCCACTCCAATTGTGTGGTTGGATTCATCCTTGACtgggaaacaaaataaaacatggcacGTTGAC is a window of Pempheris klunzingeri isolate RE-2024b chromosome 1, fPemKlu1.hap1, whole genome shotgun sequence DNA encoding:
- the rab4a gene encoding ras-related protein Rab-4A, producing the protein MSESYDFLFKFLVIGNAGTGKSCLLHQFIEKRFKDESNHTIGVEFGSKIINVVNKMVKLQIWDTAGQERFRSVTRSYYRGAAGALLVYDITSRETYNALTTWLSDARMLASQNIVIILCGNKKDLDADREVTFLEASRFAQENELMFLETSALTGENVEEAFVQCARKILNKIESGELDPERMGSGIQYGDAALRQLRSPRRAQPQGTQECGC